GAGTCTACACACCATATGAGGACGTTGTGCCAACGTGACAGGCGTAACGCGTAAGCACCATAGACAGGTCCATAGTGTAATGATAACGAAGGAGCTGACAGGTGTTCAAAGCTCAAAACCTTCTAAGTTCGATTGAGGATCAGCTGCGTTGGTAGAAAAAGCTTTTCCTTAggctttaaataaataaaatattatttaaggcCCCTGGTGGCACGTAACACTTGATGTAATGCTCTGGTAGATCGGTAAGTTTAGGCTCCTAGTGGGCACGCTCTAATTAATGGTTCCCCAACTACTGATTTACTTTCCAAAACACCTTACAACTAGTTGGGATCAAAGTCTGaaaagaaaacttaatttaaaacaattttcctttTCTGGTGCCTGATCCTGTTTGTTGTTTACTCTTGTTGGTCATTCTGGTTATAAATTTAAGGGAtgattctaagaaaaaattgttttatagtaCCTATGTCTCTAACTCCAAAgttggtattatttttttgatgatttaagaaaacgctaaCTTTGGTTAACGCTAATGCTAGAAACTTTAAAAggtcttaatttttagaaaatatattatcTTTTGTAACAGCTTTTGCTACTACTAACATTTTGTGAGcattgttaaagaaaaaaactttcaggCCAAGATGCGTGGGGATATTCGTTTTTGTATTTATCttactttacatttttttttccagccAACATGATTGCAGCTCTATAtcaagtttttattattttaattttctgttgcatttttttttttttttatataaaactttaaTTAGCCAGTAAATGCAATTTTAAAGATACAGTCAAACACAGTGTTGGACATTGTTTGATGAAGTATGGACCTTGACTAAATTGAAACTGAATATTCAACCaataatgttttatttacaaTGCGTACACATTAGGGtgtaccaagtttttttttttttaattacagtaataaaattgattaaaatgtatacttttttcattcaaaaagttAATTTGAGTTCCTTTGTCGATAGTGACTTTAATTGGCTTTtccccacaaaaaaattgtttctaataCCTATTGCATTTTCTTGTTATTCGAGAAATCCTTAGTTGTATAAGAACCTTAAAAGCTgctaaaaatttagtttttcatctaaaatcattttcaataaatttgagagaaatataaaaatatataaaacttcaaaatgaattttgaatgaaattgacAAAAGTTTCCGCAAAGAGAGATTTTAcggatttttatataaaaatgtgcgcctatctgtatttttttttttttttttattattttaaatttaaccaattttttttctgaaacttAACATAAAAGTACTCAACaaaagtttattgtttttggctACATTTAATGATACACCCTAATACACAttatcagagaaaaaaaaaattctcaaatgaTAATAACTTATTCCCAGAGAAGAGTTCTAATTAAATGCATTTCCCTGTTTTAAGTTTACTTTATAATTTGCATtcagtatttctttttttttttgtccattttcGTTAAGTCTGGTGCACTTAAATAGTTTTCAACTCAGTTGTCTAGAGCACCAGTCATTTTCATGGGTTGGTTTGCTATGCATATGCAAGAGTTTTGCAATGGTAAGTAAATCCCATTCTATTTCATCCTGACCCATTCCAGTTTTACGGGTGGTTCCAGTCTTCTAGTTGAATGTAGTACAcacagaaaaaataattctgcaatttcgaaaaaaattggtattctgCTCATTTTTactacttcaaaaaaaaacagcgtTTTTGAATCtatattcaactttttttatgttCGATCGCCACGTAAGTTAAAATGTCTTTGTTACCTTTCTTTGTCAATTTTTCTTCGCTGATTATGTTGAACTAAAAACTTGGATTTGGTCTTCGATTGTTGGTTTCGTCTTCTTTTTCATctttaaaaagtgaaataaggtCAAACTGAGCCTTTTATTATCCTTTATAATGAGATGATTTcggatatttaatttaaaaataaatttgtttaatttttctttccgTGTAGGTATAGTAAATATCAATGAGATGCGAAATAATacatacactgaaaataataaatttcgtaaaattacgaaaattgtttcatacactacattttcgttggcccaacgaaactttcgttggctcaacgaaaatatgtaatttttcgtaatatgaaaaccttcatcaattaatgaaaacgtttcatacactttttctccctttttagtgccaaaaaatccaattcaatgaaaagattcatcaattaacgaaaaatttcatactcattttaaagaataaaaataagaattttttccttgctttattaaagttttaattaagtaacgaaaaaattcattaacttatgaaattcaacattaactaacgaaaatcttcataagcttatgaaaattcttcatatactaatgaaatattacattggcttatgaaaaaatacatcagttaacgaaaaaatatcgttgccgggtgcatttctgttttatggactaaaaatttaatcttgctggatatagttcacattaggtttttgtttaaaaatctatgtaagttgagctgaatataaaaaatatttgcgttttgacaaggtgtctcacggataagtcaagtgatgagtccaagtgagctctaccgggtcgaaacgccaattttttgtttggactgttaataatttaacaagtataataaatatatacctactataatcttaaaaaaaaaattattaatacaacgaaaagtttcgttagctaacgaatattttttcgtaatttaattaaaatattcataaaatttacgaaaaaatgcgttagctaacgaaagttctttcataaattaatcaaaaaatacataaaaatatcaccgtgtttaattaaattttacgttaattgatgaaaaactttcgtaaagtgatgtaaaaattcattaattcgcgatcgaaaattttaatgaaaaatttcattaaaatacgacagttttcgttagttgatgaagttcttcattaacgtatgaaagccatttcgttgagccaattaaatttttcaccggctgaaaattaattaaattttcgttggctcaatgaattttttcgttgtatttacgtaaggatttggttcagtgtaggtacatacataatattatatacatattttttttttttttatttgtggttgttggtctgtaaaatattttattcatgaCTTACGCCCAGAGATAACAGGATATTgcattgaatttaaaatatagcGTGAGCTTGGGCCATCGTATCCTACTATTTGTAACGGTTACTATACTCTGTGCGCGAGACTTAAtgcagtaaaaataaaaactataccACGAAGCCGCAAAAGTCAAGGAGCAGACGGTTGATATGTTAATTAATATGAAATACGAGTGAGCcatgcaaattttattttttttcgagtaGAAATCGGTGAGGGTCTAAGAGAAATGAGGAGAAGGGGAAGTAAACTCAGTCGGAACAGTGTTCTGTTATAAACATCATAGAACGAATGAAGAGGacgtttgaaactttttttttatagaaaagacTTGTTTTGGTCATAGTATAGCTACCTATAAGGACGATGAAGGttttaaaaaactttcattaatttgaattaaaatctaATTGCTATTgaaatgaaggaaaaaaaaaaactgtgaaacatttaaaaataatttataacaaaaaatgcTATTAGAGTAAGAGTCAGGTTGGTTGtgagaaaaaaaagctttgaagcttatggatttttttaatcatattttaagaaataatttattcaatatttatgacaaaaaatgaaattgagtAGTATAAATATTGCATCATAAAATATTACCAAAACGTAAACAACTTTAAAGTCATATGACACTACCGttcaaattaaacttctttCACAACATTTGCAGCATTAATTTTGAAGtcatattatttctttttagaccactttaaaatatttgtagtcTATCTATATGGCAATTTTTTTCGCGTCAAATAATTGTGTATAGAAATAAATGTAACggatacgccacagtgacccgtaAATCGTTTGATTTTTTACTGAATgatctattttgtatttttattattttgactttgacataaTATTCGATGATATATTTTCGTTAACATGCTCGCTGTTGACTTTGAAGTTTGGAGACATTTTTCTTATCGCTTCAGCTTAGACatttaaatattattcaaaaaaatagaaaatattaaaatctaaaaaacactagtttttttttacttttttaacactcttagtccagtaattttaggttttatctgcggaaaaattcctactgggctgaattttggtatacagcttaatgacggctttgttatgaagatgtgaaaaatcgacattgatatcgtgtccgcgttaagagttataggggtcaaaaggtcacaaaaactaagtcttatcaaaaaatattcaatgcaagaattgtagaccagattattatatataaaaagtgtcatgacactttttttcctaagacccaccgtttcttaggtataacgattcaaaaagttgaagtttagttgtaatcgtcataatcctattcctaaaaaaaaaactcctaactgaaaagttcctgaaatttcattatttttttagcttgaatttcgttcctcaactgttaagaatatggggaaaccaaaaaaaaatggaaattttcgccatttttcggATTGGGgcccttttcccgaaaccatttccctgggaatttttgtttagaatatgtctgaaaatatacagggtgtgcaatagagaatggacaaccctaaaacggcttatagctacacttatgattgttctaaaaacagatagaaaaaagttctatcgcaaccagttcataaaatatggactttttttagttcagtgtattttaaattttatcatcttgtgttttcgttcactacaaaccacgaatgaatgaattttatttatttctttttttataattttctacaataattggatgagtacataaacactttaaaaatttcatagctattgcacattttcgtaaaaaaaattttgaaatctgttttttgatgcaaaatgtaaaaaaagtattttatgaaaaattttaaacacctgtggtataaaataaatctatagaaacctaggtggccatctttcttaaaaatattctccttataccagaatatttttaagaaagttggccacctaggtttctatagatttattttataccacaggtgtttaaaattttaacacctgtggtaaaaaaaaataaatattaaaaaaaaataaataataataaagtaactataatgttaaagcttttcattcaagaaatttaaaatttgatattttgaagaaatttcataagtatataatgttaaagcttttcattcaagaaatttaaaatttgatattttgaagaaatttcataaaaagtataaaaaaattaaatttaaaaaaaataaaaaatatgccattttatttcttgtataaaaaggtatttttagaaaaaaattttcgaaaattgtaatagccgttttttaaaaaaataattttttatatataaaaattttttaacatttttcaaaaaaaaagttggtatgccattttgaagaaataattaatctacacataaaaactaaatttcaaaatgtttcattgattcgttttcaaaaaattgatttttcaaaaaaaaattttgaaatatttttaaaaaaaactaaaaatgcgttttttgaaaattttctaaaatttgaatattatctttacttacacacttttgtataaaaattttcatttaaatcgggttaatgttgtacgagatattcagaaacgaaaaaaaccgttctatgacaggtaccgttaataacggtacaaaaaatattttttttatttaaaaagttggctattatgtgtagtactacacacaaaaattttaatcaaaatcgttagagccgtttttgaaaaaaattaacttttctatttccgttatatggcaggtaccgttagttttggtcataaaaaaaaaaatttcaatttcccctctagggaatcaccaaaaactgctaaccaccaagtttgaagaaaatcacttctctcgtttaggctgcagctcctgatagagacagacacacagacagacagacagacagaattgccggacccacttttttggcattctccatcatcgtaatgtcatgtaaaattgttatctcgagttcgattgttttacgaatcctaaacttgccctatagtacctatatcgcaagtaaaaaatctatAGGAACGCAGGTGGACaactttttttgcactttggtaccaataacttcctagtaactcttgatttgataaaaacttttaatattcTGCACTTCCCTTTGGatgcgcatatttttaaaaaagttgcccACCTAcgtttctataggttttttttataccacaggtgtttattttttttttttttcataaaaattgcaTCGAAGAACgaatttcaatatatttttaaagaaaaagtgcaacagctatgaacatttttaaatgctcagaaaattataaatttataaaaaaaagaaatttataaaattcatttattcgtGGCTGTGGTAACCGAAAcaaaagatgatgaaatttaaaatacactgaacgaaaaaagctagtattttctaaactggttgcgatagaaattttttttaatttggttatAGTACAATCATAAGTTTAGCTTTCAgcctatacagggtgtccggtaaaaaaatttaagtagtaAGGATTTAGACGAATTTAGCCTACTTTCAATGGAtagatcaaaaagcgtagagGGCATTTGCTTGTGTGTATTTTTATAAAGCTTGAAGAAAGCGCTCAAcccttttttaatagtttttagtGTCAAATTATATCtatgttttatttgtttaaactaaAATTGCTAAAAACTCTTTTTTGACCACACAATTGTACAGattggattaattttttttaatgcttacaTTATTTTCtattacttaaaaatgaaattgaatgtCATATTTTTGTAATCAATCTGATCGatattcaaatcaaaaattaattttgaaatgttCAACACTAGGTTAACCATCTCAAACGCAaggtaaaatttatttaagctcACTCACGGCTGTggtttaaaatacttttttgaatAAATCAACCACACATTAAACACATattaacatacattttatacATAGATAAAATTcataacagaaaataatttcaatatttgcCCTAAGCCTCAAAGTgtcttttttaatataaaatcaacaaaaaactcATTggcataaataaaattattattattcaatcaTTTTCACATAACAATCACAACTGTCCTTCAAAATATCTAATTCAATTAGAATCGCTTGTTGAATTGTGTATTGGGTTATGTTGGTTGGGTATCTACATCCAACGCATTTGACATAATCAAATcaatattttgtaaaacaacGATTTGACATTAATTGTGCAAATGACATTTAAGGGACATCTCTGTAGTTGAATATACATATGTAAAGAAGAGTATGATGTCAGTAAATGTGCACATCAAAGGAGTTTAAAATTTATGCTTTAATGTTCACAGGGTGTTTTTGaaataacatttataaaaaaattcataaagttTCCCCgttgtttttaagtttgttttgaaTAGAATAATGAAAGCATGTTTGGTTTTCTTGAAACAAAACCTTAAGTTttgatgaaacaaaaattggttCTTGAACTACAAACCCGGAGACATGAAAAACCAACTTGAACAAAGTTTAACCAAACCATCTTAAAGCTCATGCAGTCAGACAAAATCACATTTTCGTCATttacataaatacaaaattttacttttacaaaaaagaggttgtctgtaaagccggtttatggacgatgattttacgtgataacgtcgtcagaaaacagaggttgtgtgcttttgtttaaaatgagtcaattgaagcgtttacttatttcaaacaatcataatttacaagaaaaagctaaaaaaaataccttttttatattaatttttttattttaaaagcttcaacaaaaattatgcaatttaaaaaccaagtttttttttttaagaataaaaccatttttaaatttttacaagcgcaaaaagtaaaaaaataatttattgaaaacaatcattttcatcaaaaaaagcaaaaaaacatgaatttttatcttctcacgtcattaattcaattttttgccctaacaacctataaaaaatgttatgccATCTGAAAGcgtattgtcttagctcaaaatatataaatcgatcaggtctatgagactcgatcaaatttcattaaaaaaagcaaaaaaaaaaaaaacatttatttttatgtttatatgaatgaataaaaacaaaatgtaatatcagaaaagtttaataaaatttctatctgctcttggtcaaaagttataacctgttgaattctaaaattttattttaaagttatctcaaaactgtatttacaaaaatgattgattgaaaatgattttgcacacatatagtcgtagtcatggtctatcattactccttACACTTTATTCCGGtatcttttaaagaaaaaaagataaaaataaaaaacgatgaaaataggttaaaaacggtcaaaaaacatgctttttaaaaacttttttcttccgTCATTcaatcaaaactcactaaacgattccaagtttttgcacatgtatgcataaggccaaaacacATGTCctttaagtttgagattttttgaacgctccgaaaaaaagccaaaaatacccctaaaaaacaaggttttttttcaaaaattcatatttcgaaacacagagtgttggaaaaaaatccgcaTTCGACGCCTAATTTTGTTTCCCTCATCTTtaacctggcatctttagaattgtcaaaaaaaaatttcctttacccaaaatcatcattttgtcatatccccaacacgtgtacaacgatCAAAcgaaacgttatagcttagtgtcaaaattttttagaattttttcttaagtgcagttattcttaaattaatctcatctatctatagcaaaaaaaatcaattctctaatacttcgcgtttagattttagcccgaatttcatctttccgttttacccctctttaccctattaaatgacggaaattttaaaaatccttcatttggattaagctttaggttattatctttcaaataagctatagaagatttttgtatctctaatagtttatttttaattttgaattgaaattttttgccgcactgcgaaagtgcgaaagtgtaacgttagaaaatggcgtcacttttttgtggtggctgccatggttcatcgatttataagacgttgtcacgtcgaaaaaaaacttggtaaacatttgtttattatttcaaaagtatgTTTGACAgctaaaaataattaaagtaTGTACCAATTTgtatagtttaaaaataatgaaaaatcatCAACACCCTGTTACAATACAAAATTCGCACTGAACGATGATAAATAATTAATGTCTATTCatgtctctttttttttttgttttatttttagatcgTTCCAACACAACACTCAAAACGTGAAATGTGCAATTCTTGGCTGCTAACAATAGTTATAATTGGATGCTTATGGAATTCCCAGCCTCTAGAATCAGTGAAATCATGTCCAGCCGAATGCATTTGTCTATCTCAGACGCAAGTAAGTGAAATCCTCTCCCAATTAGAGTGTATTTTTTTCCCtctgttttatatttttctccATTCCCTTTTTGATTCTCATTACTCAGTGGCATAGAAAacttacaaaacaaaaagcaataaaaaaaattcctacacACATACAACAAACCCCATACCTTTACTCATTCGTCCTTGTTCCTGGGCggcttaattttattttcttcttctatcgtacaattttttttttttcatttgttttttatttgccatTTGCAGGTCCTTTGTAACACTGGCGGACTTGAACAGATTCCATTACGGCAATTGCCATCGACTGTGGAAAATCTCGCtctaaccaaaaacaatttcccAGTCATAAAACCGGATTCGTTTGCTGGTCTGCGAGCATTGAAGAAGCTCTCACTGGATGGTAATAACATAACGAAAATCAAGCAATTCGCATTCAGAGGACTGCCACGTCTGAAAGAGCTTTCTATCCAATATACCCCGTTACAGACGGTTTCACAATTTGCATTTGCCGGCCTGCAAAATCTGTCCACCATCCTGCTCAGCCATAATCAAATTATCCGAATCGAAGGCAATGCATTCGCTGGCACCTCCAATGTTAAATTAATTCTGCTCTCCAACAACCCCATGCTTAGAATTGAAACGTCCGCCTTTTCTGGCCTTACCAGTGTCGGCCATTTGATTCTACCATCGGGCATACGCATCATCGAACCGGACGCTTTTTACGGCATGGATACTGTTGGTTTGCTAAAGCTCTCTTACATGGATCTGAGAGAATTGGCGCCCTATACATTCCGTGGCTTATCGAATGTACTGCTGCTGACCCTGCAGGAATCCGACTTGGGTGTCATCTGTGCGGATGCATTCAGCGACCTCAAACAAGTGGAAACACTGCAAATACTGAACAATAAAATTGATGCTTTCGAGGAGCTCAACATAACCTACACGCAACAGATAAAGTTCCTTAAGTTGCAAGGCAACCACATCCTAGAAACACCCGATCCAAATTCAATTATCCTGGATGGTGTGGACAATCTTTCGCTGGTGAACAACCACTTCCCCTGTGGCTGTCACATACACACGTTGCTGGATAGTCCTTTGGTCGAGGGCGCCTACAACCAGAGCGAATTCTTGTCGAAAAACTTCTGCATATCACCGCTGGAGGTGAATGGCAAATCCATGAGCGAATTGGATCTGGACGCCATTGGCAGGTGCCAGGACCAAGTGACAAAGGGCAATCTCGGATCATCTTCGATGACACTAAATGTAAATGAGATGCTGACGCTGATAGCCTTGTCGATTTACTACCTCGCCATACACACGTTCCACTGGAGGAGGAGGTGGTATGTGTTGTTACACTCGAAAAAGGATTGCATCACGACGAACAAGAAAAAACCGTTGTCTTTTGAGGACGAAGAAGACATCATGAGCGCCGCACataacaacgacgacgatgacaacGGATGTGTTACAAGGACGATTTGTCGTCCTTGTCGTGGCAGGAGTAGGAGTCAGAGTCGGAGTCGAAGTCGAATCCACCATTGTCGTTGCCGGTGCGGCGGAAGTAGAGGTCGAAGCCATTGCTATTACCGCTGTCACTGTCGTCTTCTTTGTTGTGCAGCAGGTCGTCCTCCCAGCTGTCAGAAACTTTCGATGAATATAAATAATAGTGGATGCATCGTTAAGTTGTAGCAATGACAATGCCAAAGAATCGAACGTTAATCGAATGTGGATCGAGTGCGTTTGCTGTTGTTGTAGTTTGTTGTTGCTTTTCATGTtgtacagtttaagtttgtgaATAggatatgttatttttttgtgttccttTTTGTATTTTAGGTATATTCTTATAAGTTGTGCAAGactgttttttgtatttatctgagtgtgagtgtgtgtgtgtatgtgtgagTGTATACAATACATCTATAAATACTATGCTTgacaca
This DNA window, taken from Episyrphus balteatus chromosome 2, idEpiBalt1.1, whole genome shotgun sequence, encodes the following:
- the LOC129910832 gene encoding insulin-like growth factor-binding protein complex acid labile subunit; this encodes MCNSWLLTIVIIGCLWNSQPLESVKSCPAECICLSQTQVLCNTGGLEQIPLRQLPSTVENLALTKNNFPVIKPDSFAGLRALKKLSLDGNNITKIKQFAFRGLPRLKELSIQYTPLQTVSQFAFAGLQNLSTILLSHNQIIRIEGNAFAGTSNVKLILLSNNPMLRIETSAFSGLTSVGHLILPSGIRIIEPDAFYGMDTVGLLKLSYMDLRELAPYTFRGLSNVLLLTLQESDLGVICADAFSDLKQVETLQILNNKIDAFEELNITYTQQIKFLKLQGNHILETPDPNSIILDGVDNLSLVNNHFPCGCHIHTLLDSPLVEGAYNQSEFLSKNFCISPLEVNGKSMSELDLDAIGRCQDQVTKGNLGSSSMTLNVNEMLTLIALSIYYLAIHTFHWRRRWYVLLHSKKDCITTNKKKPLSFEDEEDIMSAAHNNDDDDNGCVTRTICRPCRGRSRSQSRSRSRIHHCRCRCGGSRGRSHCYYRCHCRLLCCAAGRPPSCQKLSMNINNSGCIVKL